A genomic segment from Cuculus canorus isolate bCucCan1 chromosome 20, bCucCan1.pri, whole genome shotgun sequence encodes:
- the TXNDC17 gene encoding thioredoxin domain-containing protein 17, translating to MGWEEKQVRGYPEFVQTAQRYHGRPIFALFCGDKDAEGRSWCPDCVTAEPIVRKELHNMPDESVFIYCLVGDRAYWKDPNNEFRKNLKLTGVPTLLKYGTPQKLVEEECFKAELVRMLFTED from the exons atggGTTGGGAGGAGAAGCAGGTCCGCGGGTACCCCGAGTTCGTGCAGACGGCGCAGCGCTACCACGGGCGGCCCATCTTCGCGCTCTTCTGCGGCGACAAGGACGCTGAGGGCCGGAGCTGGTGCCCAGATTGCGTCACGG CTGAACCGATTGTGAGGAAGGAACTTCATAACATGCCTGATGAGTCTGTATTCATCTACTGCCTTGTAGGAGACAGAGCCTA CTGGAAAGACCCCAACAATGAATTCAGGAAGAATCTGAAACTAACAGGAGTGCCTACACTGCTTAAATATGGAACA CCTCAGAAGCTGGTTGAAGAAGAATGTTTTAAAGCAGAGCTTGTACGTATGTTGTTTACCGAAGACTAA